The following are encoded in a window of Pan troglodytes isolate AG18354 chromosome 4, NHGRI_mPanTro3-v2.0_pri, whole genome shotgun sequence genomic DNA:
- the FAXDC2 gene encoding fatty acid hydroxylase domain-containing protein 2 isoform X2, which translates to MRRTAFILGSGLLSFVAFWNSVTWHLQRFWGASGYFWQAQWERLLTTFEGKEWILFFIGAIQVPCLFFWSFNGLLLVVDTTGKPNFISRYRIQVGKNEPVDPVKLRQSIRTVLFNQCMISFPMVVFLYPFLKWWRDPCRRELPTFHWFLLELAIFTLIEEVLFYYSHRLLHHPTFYKKIHKKHHEWTAPIGVISLYAHPIEHAVSNMLPAIVGPLVMGSHLSSITMWFSLALIITTISHCGYHLPFLPSPEFHNYHHLKFNQCYGVLGVLDHLHGTDTMFKQTKAYERHVLLLGFTPLSESIPDSPKRME; encoded by the exons ATGAGGAGGACAGCTTTCATCCTGGGCTCTGGACTTCTCTCATTTGTGGCCTTCTGGAACTCAGTGACATG GCATCTTCAGAGATTTTGGGGTGCTTCTGGCTACTTTTGGCAAGCCCAGTGGGAGAGGCTGCTGACTACATTTGAAGGGAAGGAGTGGATCCTCTTCTTTATAG GTGCCATCCAAGTGCCTTGTCTCTTCTTCTGGAGCTTCAATGGGCTTCTATTGGTGGTTGACACAACAGGAAAACCTAACTTCATCTCTCGCTACCGAATTCAGGTCGGCAAGAATGAACCT GTGGATCCTGTGAAACTGCGCCAGTCTATCCGCACAGTTCTTTTCAACCAGTGCATGATATCTTTCCCCATGGTGGTCTTCCTCTATCCCTTCCTCAAATGGTGGAGAGACCCCTGCCGCCGTGAGCTACCCACCTTCCACTGGTTCCTCCTGGAGCTGGCCATCTTCACGCTGATCGAGGAAGTCTTGTTCTACTATTCACACCG GCTCCTTCACCACCCAACATTCTACAAGAAAATCCACAAGAAACACCATGAGTGGACAGCTCCCATTGGCGTGATCTCTCTCTATGCCCACCCTATAGAACATGCG GTCTCCAACATGCTACCGGCGATAGTGGGCCCATTAGTAATGGGCTCCCACTTGTCCTCCATCACCATGTGGTTTTCCTTGGccctcatcatcaccaccatctccCACTGTGGCTACCaccttcccttcctgccttcgCCTGAATTCCACAACTACCACCATCTCAA GTTCAACCAGTGCTATGGGGTGCTGGGTGTGCTGGACCACCTCCATGGGACTGACACCATGTTCAAGCAGACCAAGGCCTACGAGAGACATGTCCTCCTGCTGGGCTTCACCCCGCTCTCTGAGAGCATCCCAGACTCCCCAAAGAGGATGGAGTGA
- the FAXDC2 gene encoding fatty acid hydroxylase domain-containing protein 2 isoform X1 — MKGEAGHMLHNEKSKQEGHIWGSMRRTAFILGSGLLSFVAFWNSVTWHLQRFWGASGYFWQAQWERLLTTFEGKEWILFFIGAIQVPCLFFWSFNGLLLVVDTTGKPNFISRYRIQVGKNEPVDPVKLRQSIRTVLFNQCMISFPMVVFLYPFLKWWRDPCRRELPTFHWFLLELAIFTLIEEVLFYYSHRLLHHPTFYKKIHKKHHEWTAPIGVISLYAHPIEHAVSNMLPAIVGPLVMGSHLSSITMWFSLALIITTISHCGYHLPFLPSPEFHNYHHLKFNQCYGVLGVLDHLHGTDTMFKQTKAYERHVLLLGFTPLSESIPDSPKRME; from the exons ATGAAAGGAGAAGCTGGACATATGCTACACAATGAAAAGTCAAAGCAG GAGGGACACATCTGGGGCTCTATGAGGAGGACAGCTTTCATCCTGGGCTCTGGACTTCTCTCATTTGTGGCCTTCTGGAACTCAGTGACATG GCATCTTCAGAGATTTTGGGGTGCTTCTGGCTACTTTTGGCAAGCCCAGTGGGAGAGGCTGCTGACTACATTTGAAGGGAAGGAGTGGATCCTCTTCTTTATAG GTGCCATCCAAGTGCCTTGTCTCTTCTTCTGGAGCTTCAATGGGCTTCTATTGGTGGTTGACACAACAGGAAAACCTAACTTCATCTCTCGCTACCGAATTCAGGTCGGCAAGAATGAACCT GTGGATCCTGTGAAACTGCGCCAGTCTATCCGCACAGTTCTTTTCAACCAGTGCATGATATCTTTCCCCATGGTGGTCTTCCTCTATCCCTTCCTCAAATGGTGGAGAGACCCCTGCCGCCGTGAGCTACCCACCTTCCACTGGTTCCTCCTGGAGCTGGCCATCTTCACGCTGATCGAGGAAGTCTTGTTCTACTATTCACACCG GCTCCTTCACCACCCAACATTCTACAAGAAAATCCACAAGAAACACCATGAGTGGACAGCTCCCATTGGCGTGATCTCTCTCTATGCCCACCCTATAGAACATGCG GTCTCCAACATGCTACCGGCGATAGTGGGCCCATTAGTAATGGGCTCCCACTTGTCCTCCATCACCATGTGGTTTTCCTTGGccctcatcatcaccaccatctccCACTGTGGCTACCaccttcccttcctgccttcgCCTGAATTCCACAACTACCACCATCTCAA GTTCAACCAGTGCTATGGGGTGCTGGGTGTGCTGGACCACCTCCATGGGACTGACACCATGTTCAAGCAGACCAAGGCCTACGAGAGACATGTCCTCCTGCTGGGCTTCACCCCGCTCTCTGAGAGCATCCCAGACTCCCCAAAGAGGATGGAGTGA